One region of Syntrophobacter fumaroxidans MPOB genomic DNA includes:
- a CDS encoding TIGR03960 family B12-binding radical SAM protein — protein MLEKTLYGIEKPGRYIGGEANAYRKDFDEAAVRFALAFPDVYEVGMSHLGLRLLYHLLNRMDDVMADRVYAPWLDYEERLRSLRQPLRGIETDRPLSEFDFLGFSLQYELSYTNILTMLDLGNIPFESSLRTAGHPFVIAGGPCAFNPEPLADVFDLVVLGEAEEVLAELVKLYRDWKRSDGRRRRAFLDEARKIEGVYVPSLFEVRYLRDGAIASVEPLVEEYRSIGKRLVLDLDNGSPIPENPLVPLLDIVHNRLGVEIARGCTRGCRFCQAGFIYRPVRERDPRVVLSKAETALANSGFEEMSLLSLSTGDYCRIQPLLAALMERCAPERIAVSLPSMRVGTLTPQLMELIRKVRKTGFTLAPEAGSERLRRVINKGVRDEDLLDAAENAYGLGWRLLKLYFMTGLPTETDDDLECLVDLCEKVWRLGKTSRSSVNVSISTFVPKPQTPFQWVPQLSRPEMERRLGLFKERLRKPGMRLKWHHPAHSMLEAVFARGDRRLLGPLVRAWRLGARFDGWTEFLREDIWERAFRETGVDPSFYSLRERAVDETLPWDHLSARVKKDFLRKEYERSLAGEFTGDCRWDRCSQCGACDHERVGPVLFRDEAVAATAAAHAAGGGEDRTFLYVVRYSKLGKARFLGQLEIARSFSRAVRRERLPAVYSQGFHPHLKMSFGEAMPVGMETLVGEASLALAVKLDPDEVGRRLNRHLPPGVRIEEVRCLEKKPPACARGRATYRISHLSLFVVRSILQVWSQRLDLELVKKTKKGEVRAQLGDVLLDVRQVNDSSLEMDLLETQQMSIRPGAIMLQLLPEASDQIAECGICKVAISPFAELEGKEDVRRANYQR, from the coding sequence ATGCTGGAGAAAACGCTGTACGGCATTGAAAAGCCCGGACGCTACATAGGAGGTGAGGCGAACGCGTACCGCAAGGATTTCGACGAAGCCGCGGTGCGCTTCGCTCTGGCCTTTCCCGACGTCTATGAAGTGGGGATGAGCCATCTCGGTCTGCGACTGCTCTATCACCTTCTCAACCGGATGGATGACGTCATGGCGGACCGGGTGTATGCGCCGTGGCTCGACTATGAGGAAAGGTTGAGGTCGCTGCGGCAGCCTCTGCGAGGCATCGAAACCGATCGGCCCCTTTCGGAGTTTGATTTCCTGGGCTTCAGCCTGCAGTATGAGCTGAGCTATACGAACATCCTGACGATGCTCGACCTGGGGAACATCCCATTCGAGTCAAGCCTGCGGACCGCCGGGCATCCCTTTGTGATCGCCGGCGGGCCGTGTGCTTTCAACCCGGAACCGCTGGCGGACGTTTTCGATCTGGTCGTCCTCGGAGAAGCCGAAGAAGTTCTGGCGGAACTGGTGAAGCTCTACAGGGACTGGAAGCGATCGGATGGAAGGCGGCGTCGGGCGTTTTTGGATGAAGCCCGCAAGATCGAAGGAGTGTACGTCCCGTCGCTCTTTGAAGTCCGTTATCTGCGGGACGGCGCAATCGCCTCCGTGGAGCCTTTGGTTGAAGAGTACCGCTCGATCGGGAAACGGTTGGTCCTCGACCTCGACAACGGCAGTCCCATTCCGGAGAACCCCCTGGTGCCGCTGTTGGACATCGTGCACAATCGGCTGGGGGTGGAGATCGCTCGAGGGTGTACGAGGGGGTGCAGGTTCTGCCAGGCCGGCTTCATTTATCGGCCCGTGCGGGAGCGCGATCCCCGGGTGGTGTTGAGCAAGGCTGAAACGGCGCTCGCCAACAGCGGTTTTGAGGAAATGTCCCTGCTTTCCTTGAGCACCGGCGACTACTGCCGGATCCAGCCCCTCCTGGCGGCGCTCATGGAGCGTTGCGCACCGGAGAGAATCGCGGTTTCCCTGCCGTCCATGCGCGTGGGCACGCTGACCCCGCAGCTTATGGAGCTCATCCGCAAGGTCCGCAAGACCGGCTTTACGCTTGCCCCTGAGGCAGGCAGTGAACGGCTGCGCCGCGTGATCAACAAAGGGGTCCGGGACGAGGACCTGCTGGATGCCGCCGAGAATGCGTACGGTCTCGGATGGCGCCTGCTGAAGCTGTATTTCATGACGGGATTGCCCACGGAGACCGATGACGACCTGGAGTGCCTGGTGGACCTGTGCGAGAAGGTCTGGCGGCTGGGGAAGACATCCCGGTCTTCGGTCAACGTATCGATTTCCACGTTCGTGCCCAAGCCGCAGACTCCCTTTCAATGGGTGCCGCAATTGTCGCGACCGGAAATGGAGCGCCGCCTGGGCCTGTTCAAGGAACGGTTGAGGAAGCCCGGGATGCGCCTCAAATGGCACCATCCGGCTCACAGCATGCTGGAGGCCGTCTTCGCCCGGGGCGACCGCAGGCTGCTCGGGCCTCTGGTTCGTGCATGGCGGCTCGGGGCGAGGTTCGACGGCTGGACCGAGTTTCTTCGAGAGGACATATGGGAACGCGCGTTCCGGGAAACCGGGGTCGATCCTTCCTTTTACAGTCTCCGGGAACGGGCGGTCGATGAGACCCTGCCCTGGGACCACCTTTCCGCCCGGGTGAAAAAGGATTTTCTGCGGAAGGAATATGAACGGTCTCTGGCCGGGGAATTCACCGGCGACTGCCGGTGGGATCGGTGTTCGCAGTGCGGAGCCTGCGATCATGAGCGGGTCGGGCCCGTGCTGTTTCGGGACGAAGCAGTCGCCGCGACGGCCGCGGCACACGCGGCCGGGGGCGGCGAGGACCGGACGTTCCTGTACGTGGTGCGCTATTCGAAGTTGGGCAAGGCGCGGTTTCTCGGTCAGCTTGAAATCGCCCGGAGCTTCAGCCGGGCGGTGCGACGGGAACGCTTGCCCGCCGTCTATTCACAGGGTTTTCACCCTCACCTCAAGATGTCCTTCGGCGAAGCCATGCCCGTGGGTATGGAAACTTTGGTGGGGGAAGCCTCGCTCGCCCTTGCCGTAAAGCTCGATCCCGATGAGGTCGGCCGTCGGCTCAACAGGCATCTCCCCCCCGGGGTTCGCATCGAGGAGGTCCGTTGCCTGGAAAAGAAACCGCCTGCCTGCGCCAGGGGCCGGGCCACCTACCGGATATCTCACTTGAGCCTTTTCGTGGTGAGGAGTATCTTGCAGGTCTGGTCCCAGCGCCTCGACCTCGAACTGGTGAAGAAGACCAAGAAAGGGGAAGTGAGGGCGCAGCTCGGGGACGTTCTTCTCGATGTCCGGCAGGTGAATGATTCCTCCCTTGAAATGGATCTCCTGGAGACTCAACAGATGAGCATCAGGCCGGGGGCGATCATGCTTCAGCTGCTGCCCGAGGCGAGCGACCAGATAGCCGAATGCGGGATCTGCAAAGTAGCGATCTCACCCTTTGCGGAATTGGAGGGAAAAGAGGATGTCCGCAGAGCTAATTATCAACGGTAG
- the polA gene encoding DNA polymerase I, with amino-acid sequence MTEQARTFYLVDGSSYIYRAYYAVSRLTNSRGFPTGAVLGFAQMLDKVVREKKPDYICVVFDAPGPTFRHEMYAPYKATRQKAPEDMIAQIPYIKDLVRFRGIPQMELPGYEADDLIATLTHWAVEQDIEVVVVSSDKDLHQLIDDPVVRQWDPQKDRVFMEWEVEDRYGVPPGRMVDYLALVGDSSDNVPGVKGIGDKTARQLLQEWGSLDRIYANLARVGSASVRDKLEKHREEALLSRRLVSFREDVPVERKLEAFAPGPPLKSQLIGLFEELEFRSLLDSLRKELNAVEPAAAAPAGRTKHKIAGSMDELRTLAERLAGEPVVSIQVETTRKDAMASDLAGLSFGFEDDGAWYVPLGPDGSEGDGRLPAAVALAALEPVLGRSRPAKIGHDLKTAWIVFKKHGIELRGIAFDTMVAAYLLDPGKQNYGIDRVAAECLGENIDSYEDVTGKGKSQVGFDTIDIGRAAAYSCAAADAARRMHPVLKRKLDESRLTELFEKIELPLITVLARMEFRGITADAEKLESLSIDFQKALDRTADTIYDLAKEKFNIQSPKQLAYILFEKLGLRVVKKTKSGPSTDMAVLEELALEHPIADHVLVFRTLAKLKGTYADALGKLINPRTGRIHTSYNQTVAATGRLSSSDPNLQNIPIRTEEGRKIRSAFIPAPGWLLLSADYSQIELRILAHCSKDEHLLEAFRDDEDIHRRTAAEMFGVSPIEVTPEMRRQAKTINFGIIYGMGPFGLAQRLRISTKTARTAIDKYFQGYRGVRRFIDTTIELARRLGYSETLLGRRRFIPELQSRNKTIRQLGERLAINTPLQGTAADLIKKAMIDAEDALNGSGLRTVMLLQVHDELVFETPREELAAAQELVRRVMEDVWKLDVPLKVELGWGDNWAEAHA; translated from the coding sequence ATGACGGAACAAGCCAGGACATTCTATCTCGTTGACGGAAGCTCCTACATCTACCGGGCCTACTATGCCGTCTCGCGGCTGACCAACTCGAGGGGGTTCCCGACGGGCGCCGTCCTCGGTTTCGCGCAGATGCTCGACAAGGTGGTCCGGGAGAAAAAGCCGGACTACATCTGCGTGGTCTTCGACGCCCCGGGTCCCACTTTTCGTCACGAGATGTACGCCCCCTACAAGGCAACCCGCCAGAAAGCTCCGGAGGACATGATCGCCCAGATTCCTTACATCAAGGACCTGGTGAGGTTTCGCGGCATTCCCCAAATGGAGCTGCCGGGGTACGAGGCCGACGATCTCATCGCCACCCTGACGCACTGGGCCGTGGAGCAGGACATCGAAGTGGTTGTCGTCTCGAGCGACAAGGACCTGCATCAACTCATCGACGATCCCGTCGTGCGGCAATGGGACCCCCAGAAGGACCGGGTGTTCATGGAGTGGGAGGTGGAAGACCGCTACGGCGTCCCGCCCGGGCGAATGGTCGACTACCTTGCGCTGGTCGGGGATTCTTCGGACAATGTCCCGGGCGTCAAGGGCATCGGGGACAAGACGGCCAGACAGTTGCTGCAGGAATGGGGTTCGCTGGACCGGATATACGCGAACCTGGCCCGGGTCGGCTCCGCTTCGGTGCGCGACAAGCTCGAAAAGCACCGGGAAGAGGCTCTCCTGTCACGGCGGCTGGTGTCCTTTCGGGAAGACGTCCCCGTGGAGAGGAAGCTCGAGGCGTTCGCGCCGGGGCCGCCTCTCAAATCGCAGCTTATCGGACTCTTCGAGGAACTGGAATTCAGGTCGCTGCTCGATTCCCTGCGAAAGGAATTGAATGCGGTCGAACCAGCCGCCGCGGCCCCCGCGGGCCGAACGAAACACAAGATCGCGGGCTCCATGGATGAGCTGCGAACACTTGCGGAACGCCTGGCGGGCGAGCCCGTCGTTTCGATCCAGGTTGAAACCACGCGCAAGGATGCGATGGCGTCGGACCTTGCGGGGCTTTCGTTCGGTTTCGAGGACGACGGGGCCTGGTACGTTCCCCTGGGCCCGGACGGTTCGGAAGGCGATGGCCGACTGCCCGCGGCCGTTGCGCTCGCCGCGCTCGAACCGGTGCTTGGCCGTTCCCGACCGGCCAAAATCGGGCACGATCTCAAAACCGCCTGGATCGTTTTTAAGAAGCACGGAATCGAGTTGCGGGGGATTGCCTTCGACACGATGGTGGCCGCCTACCTGCTCGATCCGGGAAAACAGAACTACGGCATCGACCGCGTTGCCGCCGAATGCCTCGGTGAGAACATCGATTCCTACGAAGACGTCACGGGGAAGGGGAAATCGCAGGTCGGCTTCGACACCATCGACATCGGGCGGGCCGCCGCCTATTCGTGTGCCGCGGCCGACGCGGCCCGGCGGATGCACCCCGTTTTGAAGCGCAAGCTCGATGAATCCAGGCTGACGGAGCTGTTCGAAAAGATCGAATTGCCCCTCATCACGGTCCTGGCCCGCATGGAATTCAGAGGGATAACGGCCGACGCGGAGAAACTGGAATCCCTTTCCATCGATTTCCAGAAAGCCCTCGATCGGACCGCCGACACAATCTACGATCTGGCCAAGGAAAAATTCAACATTCAGTCTCCCAAGCAACTGGCGTACATTTTGTTCGAGAAACTCGGCCTGCGCGTGGTGAAGAAGACCAAGAGCGGCCCATCCACGGACATGGCGGTGCTCGAGGAACTGGCGCTCGAACATCCCATCGCGGATCACGTTCTGGTTTTCCGCACGCTGGCAAAGCTCAAGGGAACCTACGCGGATGCCCTGGGGAAGCTGATCAATCCCCGGACCGGGCGCATCCACACGAGTTACAACCAGACCGTCGCGGCCACCGGCCGGTTGAGCAGCTCGGATCCGAACCTGCAAAACATCCCCATAAGGACGGAGGAGGGGAGGAAAATCCGCTCCGCGTTCATCCCCGCCCCCGGGTGGTTGCTGCTTTCGGCCGACTACTCGCAGATCGAGCTGCGGATCCTCGCCCACTGCAGCAAGGACGAGCACCTGCTCGAGGCCTTCCGCGACGATGAGGACATCCACCGACGCACGGCCGCGGAAATGTTCGGTGTCTCCCCGATCGAGGTCACGCCCGAGATGAGACGCCAGGCCAAGACGATCAATTTCGGAATCATCTACGGCATGGGACCTTTCGGGCTGGCGCAGCGGTTGCGGATCAGCACGAAAACGGCCAGGACCGCCATCGACAAGTATTTTCAGGGCTACCGCGGCGTGCGAAGATTCATCGACACCACCATCGAGCTGGCACGGCGTCTGGGTTACAGCGAAACGCTGCTCGGCCGGCGCCGTTTCATCCCCGAGTTGCAGAGCCGCAACAAGACCATTCGACAGCTCGGCGAGCGACTGGCCATAAACACTCCTCTCCAGGGCACGGCCGCCGACCTCATCAAGAAGGCGATGATCGACGCCGAAGATGCCTTGAACGGGAGCGGGCTGCGCACGGTCATGCTGCTGCAGGTGCATGACGAGCTGGTCTTCGAGACGCCGCGGGAAGAGCTGGCGGCGGCGCAGGAGCTTGTGCGGAGGGTCATGGAGGATGTCTGGAAACTCGATGTGCCGTTGAAGGTCGAACTGGGATGGGGGGACAACTGGGCCGAAGCCCACGCCTGA
- a CDS encoding ATP-binding protein, whose translation MAYIDREVRRLLGKAIYEYELIDDGDRIAVAVSGGKDSMLLLWLLRERLSRIPVSYDLVAVHVDPGFDPQGADRLEAFFVREGFRYEVIRTDHGRIAHGPDNRENPCFLCSRLRRTALFRKAHELGCSKIAMGHNQDDLIETFFINIFYGAQVAGMVPRQSFFDGAVTVIRPLALVPAAKVLRLSQRLGLPIVATCCPSAPLNKRQEVRSMLEGLYRKNAKVRGNIFYAMSHVNLEYLPPAPGTRKKRENPARAGKGKNGPDHDGTSQDILSR comes from the coding sequence GCCGACTGCTGGGCAAGGCCATCTACGAATACGAGCTGATCGACGATGGGGATCGCATAGCGGTCGCGGTGTCCGGCGGCAAGGACAGCATGCTCCTGCTATGGCTGCTGCGGGAGCGTTTGAGCCGTATTCCCGTCAGCTACGACCTGGTTGCCGTTCACGTGGACCCGGGTTTCGATCCGCAGGGAGCGGACCGGCTCGAAGCTTTCTTCGTCCGGGAAGGGTTCCGTTATGAAGTCATCCGCACCGACCACGGGCGGATCGCTCACGGGCCCGACAACCGGGAGAACCCCTGCTTTCTGTGCTCGCGGCTTCGGCGGACCGCCCTGTTCCGGAAAGCGCACGAGCTGGGGTGTTCCAAGATCGCCATGGGACACAACCAGGACGATCTCATCGAGACTTTTTTCATCAATATCTTCTACGGGGCCCAGGTGGCCGGAATGGTGCCCAGGCAGTCGTTTTTCGACGGCGCCGTGACGGTTATCCGGCCTCTGGCCCTGGTCCCCGCGGCCAAGGTGCTGCGCCTCTCCCAGCGGCTCGGACTGCCGATCGTGGCGACCTGTTGCCCATCCGCGCCGCTCAACAAGAGGCAGGAGGTCCGGAGCATGCTCGAAGGGCTCTACCGTAAGAACGCCAAGGTCCGCGGGAACATCTTTTATGCCATGAGTCATGTCAATCTCGAATACCTGCCGCCCGCTCCGGGAACCCGCAAGAAACGGGAAAACCCGGCGCGGGCGGGGAAAGGGAAAAACGGACCCGATCATGACGGAACAAGCCAGGACATTCTATCTCGTTGA